In the genome of Vanacampus margaritifer isolate UIUO_Vmar chromosome 1, RoL_Vmar_1.0, whole genome shotgun sequence, one region contains:
- the tdh2 gene encoding L-threonine dehydrogenase 2 isoform X1, with the protein MQSLSRRSFSCIHGHMSRWNRNETSSLPPAQENPRVLITGGLGQLGVGLAQVLRKKYGTENVILSDIKKPLPHIFNSGPFVYADVLDYKHLRELIVNNRITWLVHYSALLSAVGEANVALARKINITGLHNVLDLALENCLRLFMPSTIGAFGPSSPRDPVPDLCVQRPRTIYGVSKVHGELMGEYFHHKYGLDFRCLRYPGVISFNTPSGGGTTDYAVQIFHDAVRKGHHECYLRPDTRLPMMHIADCHRATLEFMEAPECRLSLRTYNIAAMSFTPEEVAQEIRKHLPQLRVTYNPDAVRQTIADSWPLRVDDSKARRDWGWLPEFGLKDLVPDMLHSIQDKCPPVS; encoded by the exons ATGCAAAGTTTGTCCCGTCGTAGCTTCAGCTGCATACACGGACACATGAGTAGGTGGAATCGCAACGAGACTTCTAGTCTACCACCTGCTCAGGAAAACCCACGTGTGCTCATCACAG GTGGTCTTGGGCAGTTAGGTGTGGGGCTTGCCCAGGTGCTTAG gaaaaaatatggaACAGAGAACGTAATCCTGTCAGATATAAAGAAGCCCTTGCCTCATATTTTTAACAGCG GTCCATTTGTATATGCTGATGTGTTGGACTACAAACATCTCAGAGAACTGATTGTAAATAACCGCATCACTTGGCTTGTCCACTACAGCGCTCTGCTGAGTGCTGTTGGGGAAGCCAATGTGGCTTTAGCACGCAAAATCAACATCACAG GTCTACATAATGTGCTGGACTTGGCTTTGGAGAACTGTCTGCGCCTTTTTATGCCTAGCACCATTGGTGCATTCGGTCCTTCGTCTCCTCGGGACCCGGTGCCTGACCTCTGTGTCCAAAGACCACGAACCATCTACGGCGTGTCCAAAGTCCATGGAGAACTAATGGGAGAA TACTTTCATCATAAGTATGGCTTGGACTTCCGCTGCTTACGTTACCCGGGAGTGATATCATTCAACACACCTTCGGGCGGAGGCACAACAG ACTATGCAGTTCAAATCTTCCATGATGCTGTCAGAAAGGGTCACCATGAGTGCTACTTGCGCCCTGACACCCGTCTTCCTATGATGCACATCGCCGACTGCCACCGTGCCACTCTAGAGTTTATGGAAGCTCCCGAGTGTCGGCTGTCCCTCCGTACCTACAACATAGCTGCCATGAGCTTCACCCCAGAGGAGGTGGCCCAAGAAATACGCAAGCATCTGCCTCAACTGAGGGTCACCTACAATCCTGATGCTGTCCGTCAGACAATTG CAGACAGCTGGCCATTGAGGGTTGATGACTCCAAAGCCCGGAGAGATTGGGGCTGGCTGCCAGAGTTTGGGCTGAAGGACCTGGTTCCAGACATGCTGCACTCCATTCAGGACAAGTGTCCCCCAGTCAGCTAG
- the tdh2 gene encoding L-threonine dehydrogenase 2 isoform X2 codes for MQSLSRRSFSCIHGHMSRWNRNETSSLPPAQENPRVLITGGLGQLGVGLAQVLRKKYGTENVILSDIKKPLPHIFNSGPFVYADVLDYKHLRELIVNNRITWLVHYSALLSAVGEANVALARKINITGLHNVLDLALENCLRLFMPSTIGAFGPSSPRDPVPDLCVQRPRTIYGVSKVHGELMGEYFHHKYGLDFRCLRYPGVISFNTPSGGGTTDYAVQIFHDAVRKGHHECYLRPDTRLPMMHIADCHRATLEFMEAPECRLSLRTYNIAAMSFTPEEVAQEIRKHLPQLRVTYNPDAVRQTIDSWPLRVDDSKARRDWGWLPEFGLKDLVPDMLHSIQDKCPPVS; via the exons ATGCAAAGTTTGTCCCGTCGTAGCTTCAGCTGCATACACGGACACATGAGTAGGTGGAATCGCAACGAGACTTCTAGTCTACCACCTGCTCAGGAAAACCCACGTGTGCTCATCACAG GTGGTCTTGGGCAGTTAGGTGTGGGGCTTGCCCAGGTGCTTAG gaaaaaatatggaACAGAGAACGTAATCCTGTCAGATATAAAGAAGCCCTTGCCTCATATTTTTAACAGCG GTCCATTTGTATATGCTGATGTGTTGGACTACAAACATCTCAGAGAACTGATTGTAAATAACCGCATCACTTGGCTTGTCCACTACAGCGCTCTGCTGAGTGCTGTTGGGGAAGCCAATGTGGCTTTAGCACGCAAAATCAACATCACAG GTCTACATAATGTGCTGGACTTGGCTTTGGAGAACTGTCTGCGCCTTTTTATGCCTAGCACCATTGGTGCATTCGGTCCTTCGTCTCCTCGGGACCCGGTGCCTGACCTCTGTGTCCAAAGACCACGAACCATCTACGGCGTGTCCAAAGTCCATGGAGAACTAATGGGAGAA TACTTTCATCATAAGTATGGCTTGGACTTCCGCTGCTTACGTTACCCGGGAGTGATATCATTCAACACACCTTCGGGCGGAGGCACAACAG ACTATGCAGTTCAAATCTTCCATGATGCTGTCAGAAAGGGTCACCATGAGTGCTACTTGCGCCCTGACACCCGTCTTCCTATGATGCACATCGCCGACTGCCACCGTGCCACTCTAGAGTTTATGGAAGCTCCCGAGTGTCGGCTGTCCCTCCGTACCTACAACATAGCTGCCATGAGCTTCACCCCAGAGGAGGTGGCCCAAGAAATACGCAAGCATCTGCCTCAACTGAGGGTCACCTACAATCCTGATGCTGTCCGTCAGACAATTG ACAGCTGGCCATTGAGGGTTGATGACTCCAAAGCCCGGAGAGATTGGGGCTGGCTGCCAGAGTTTGGGCTGAAGGACCTGGTTCCAGACATGCTGCACTCCATTCAGGACAAGTGTCCCCCAGTCAGCTAG
- the tdh2 gene encoding L-threonine dehydrogenase 2 isoform X3, with protein sequence MQSLSRRSFSCIHGHMSRWNRNETSSLPPAQENPRVLITGGLGQLGVGLAQVLRKKYGTENVILSDIKKPLPHIFNSGPFVYADVLDYKHLRELIVNNRITWLVHYSALLSAVGEANVALARKINITGLHNVLDLALENCLRLFMPSTIGAFGPSSPRDPVPDLCVQRPRTIYGVSKVHGELMGEYFHHKYGLDFRCLRYPGVISFNTPSGGGTTDYAVQIFHDAVRKGHHECYLRPDTRLPMMHIADCHRATLEFMEAPECRLSLRTYNIAAMSFTPEEVAQEIRKHLPQLRVTYNPDAVRQTIAMSL encoded by the exons ATGCAAAGTTTGTCCCGTCGTAGCTTCAGCTGCATACACGGACACATGAGTAGGTGGAATCGCAACGAGACTTCTAGTCTACCACCTGCTCAGGAAAACCCACGTGTGCTCATCACAG GTGGTCTTGGGCAGTTAGGTGTGGGGCTTGCCCAGGTGCTTAG gaaaaaatatggaACAGAGAACGTAATCCTGTCAGATATAAAGAAGCCCTTGCCTCATATTTTTAACAGCG GTCCATTTGTATATGCTGATGTGTTGGACTACAAACATCTCAGAGAACTGATTGTAAATAACCGCATCACTTGGCTTGTCCACTACAGCGCTCTGCTGAGTGCTGTTGGGGAAGCCAATGTGGCTTTAGCACGCAAAATCAACATCACAG GTCTACATAATGTGCTGGACTTGGCTTTGGAGAACTGTCTGCGCCTTTTTATGCCTAGCACCATTGGTGCATTCGGTCCTTCGTCTCCTCGGGACCCGGTGCCTGACCTCTGTGTCCAAAGACCACGAACCATCTACGGCGTGTCCAAAGTCCATGGAGAACTAATGGGAGAA TACTTTCATCATAAGTATGGCTTGGACTTCCGCTGCTTACGTTACCCGGGAGTGATATCATTCAACACACCTTCGGGCGGAGGCACAACAG ACTATGCAGTTCAAATCTTCCATGATGCTGTCAGAAAGGGTCACCATGAGTGCTACTTGCGCCCTGACACCCGTCTTCCTATGATGCACATCGCCGACTGCCACCGTGCCACTCTAGAGTTTATGGAAGCTCCCGAGTGTCGGCTGTCCCTCCGTACCTACAACATAGCTGCCATGAGCTTCACCCCAGAGGAGGTGGCCCAAGAAATACGCAAGCATCTGCCTCAACTGAGGGTCACCTACAATCCTGATGCTGTCCGTCAGACAATTG CTATGTCTTTGTAG